The following proteins come from a genomic window of Nitrosopumilus sp.:
- the lsrF gene encoding 3-hydroxy-5-phosphonooxypentane-2,4-dione thiolase: protein MDWGLKNRISSIIKPQNNRALMLAVDHGYFLGPTEKLEDPKKVIAPLLKHCDSLMLTRGVQRACVPATTNTPMVLRVSGGSSIIGEDLSQEDITVSIEDAIRLNASALAMSIFVGSKYEYQTIVNLGKLVNEAAKYGLPVLAVTAVGKELGKDARYLSLACRVAAEQGAHIVKTYYCDDFEKVVQSCPVPIIVAGGKKIPERDALQLTYNAIKGGAVGVDMGRNIWQSEHPVSMIKAVRAIVHGNQNVDQAFKLYKKLVSEEPKQKSNTPKKPFNPNQKKSNTPKKPFNPNQKKSNTPKKPFNPNQKKSNLPNQTK, encoded by the coding sequence ATGGATTGGGGATTAAAAAACAGAATTTCTAGTATTATTAAACCACAAAATAATCGTGCTTTGATGTTAGCTGTAGATCATGGCTATTTTCTTGGTCCAACTGAAAAATTAGAGGATCCAAAAAAGGTAATTGCGCCTCTCTTGAAGCATTGTGATTCATTGATGCTTACAAGAGGTGTTCAAAGAGCATGTGTTCCGGCAACAACTAACACACCTATGGTGTTGAGAGTTTCTGGTGGATCTAGCATCATTGGTGAGGATCTATCTCAAGAAGATATCACAGTATCCATTGAGGATGCAATTAGACTAAATGCTAGTGCGCTTGCAATGTCTATCTTTGTTGGTTCAAAATATGAATATCAAACTATTGTCAATCTTGGAAAATTAGTCAATGAGGCTGCAAAATATGGACTTCCAGTTTTAGCTGTAACTGCAGTAGGAAAAGAACTTGGAAAAGATGCTAGATATCTGTCACTTGCTTGCAGAGTTGCAGCTGAACAAGGTGCACATATTGTCAAAACTTACTATTGTGATGATTTCGAAAAAGTTGTTCAATCCTGCCCTGTACCAATAATTGTTGCAGGGGGAAAGAAAATCCCGGAACGTGATGCATTACAATTAACATACAATGCAATCAAAGGTGGTGCAGTTGGTGTTGATATGGGGAGGAACATCTGGCAATCTGAACATCCAGTTTCAATGATTAAAGCAGTTAGAGCAATTGTACATGGAAATCAAAATGTGGATCAGGCATTCAAACTTTATAAAAAACTAGTAAGCGAAGAACCAAAACAAAAATCAAACACACCAAAGAAACCATTCAATCCTAATCAAAAGAAATCAAACACACCAAAGAAACCATTCAATCCTAATCAAAAGAAATCAAACACACCAAAGAAACCATTCAATCCTAATCAAAAGAAATCAAACCTTCCTAATCAAACTAAATAA
- a CDS encoding nuclear transport factor 2 family protein — MSDNEEIINVIETLFQAGITKDLSVLKEIHLNDSKFSSFSDLPPYDLKDYQNTIELEELKFVSISDYSYEIKSPKISIFGDTAVVAMGLIQKGMLVDTKAYTGEHMIITGRATFVLVKQPTWKIAHIHLSKIG; from the coding sequence TTGTCCGATAATGAAGAAATCATCAATGTTATTGAAACATTATTTCAAGCTGGAATTACAAAAGATTTGTCAGTATTAAAAGAAATTCATCTGAATGATTCAAAATTTTCTAGTTTCAGTGATTTGCCACCATATGATCTAAAAGATTATCAAAACACAATTGAGCTTGAAGAACTAAAATTTGTAAGTATATCGGATTACAGTTATGAAATTAAGAGTCCGAAAATCAGCATCTTTGGAGATACAGCAGTTGTAGCAATGGGATTGATTCAGAAAGGGATGCTAGTTGATACTAAAGCATACACAGGAGAACATATGATAATTACTGGACGTGCGACATTTGTACTAGTAAAACAACCAACGTGGAAAATTGCACATATTCATCTATCAAAAATTGGATGA
- the ilvB gene encoding biosynthetic-type acetolactate synthase large subunit: MNKMENMKGAKALMMAMEKEGVKQVFGLPGGANLPMYDEFARCNIRHILVRHEQSAAHMADGFGRVSRKAGVCFATSGPGATNILTGIATAQADSAPMIAVTGQVPVAMIGRDAFQESDIIGMANPVVKYAFQPRTAAEIPEVVKKGFFIAETGRPGPVLIDIPKDVQTNEAEMVFPEEFKIQGYHPWADPDIVNVEKAIDMLLHSEKPIILAGGGTIISSAFAELQAIAEALMLPVVTTFKGKGAFPENHPLSLGPIGMHGHAEANKMMAEADCVLAIGTRFSDRSVGTFEAFEKRLKIIHMDVDPAEIGKNQTAQIAVVGDVRASLRIMVKLLLQRAIKKTEETPWIKHVKETKAYWKENLKLHPGELGAAKILRKLRELLPKESIVTTEVGQHQMWASLFYDVIQPGTFFSSTGLGTMGWGFPAAIGAKVAKPDVPVVDIAGDGSFSMTENSLATAVLEDIPVIVFILNNSSLGMVAQWQRTFYDRRMNGVDQGHCPDYVKLAESYGAQGIRAQSMDELDKAIKTALSSDIATVIDIPIDPEEDVLPFVAPGTSLSDMILPS; this comes from the coding sequence ATGAATAAAATGGAAAATATGAAGGGTGCAAAAGCCTTGATGATGGCTATGGAAAAAGAAGGTGTTAAACAAGTATTTGGTTTACCTGGCGGGGCTAATCTTCCAATGTATGATGAATTTGCTAGATGTAATATCAGGCATATTTTGGTTAGACATGAGCAATCGGCAGCTCATATGGCTGATGGCTTTGGTAGAGTTAGTAGAAAGGCCGGTGTTTGTTTTGCAACATCTGGACCTGGCGCTACCAATATCTTAACAGGCATTGCAACAGCTCAAGCTGATTCTGCACCCATGATTGCAGTAACTGGTCAAGTACCTGTTGCCATGATTGGAAGAGATGCATTTCAAGAAAGTGATATTATTGGCATGGCAAATCCTGTTGTAAAATATGCATTCCAACCTAGAACAGCTGCCGAAATTCCAGAAGTTGTAAAAAAAGGATTTTTCATTGCAGAAACTGGAAGACCTGGGCCTGTGTTAATTGACATCCCAAAAGATGTTCAAACAAATGAAGCAGAAATGGTATTTCCAGAAGAATTTAAAATTCAAGGATATCATCCATGGGCTGATCCTGATATTGTTAATGTTGAAAAAGCAATTGATATGTTGCTTCATTCTGAAAAACCGATTATTTTAGCTGGTGGTGGAACAATCATCTCATCAGCTTTTGCTGAATTACAAGCTATTGCAGAAGCCTTGATGCTTCCTGTAGTAACCACATTCAAAGGCAAGGGAGCATTTCCTGAAAACCATCCTTTATCATTAGGTCCAATTGGAATGCATGGTCATGCTGAGGCAAATAAAATGATGGCAGAAGCTGATTGTGTGTTGGCAATTGGAACAAGATTTTCTGATAGATCTGTTGGGACATTTGAGGCCTTTGAAAAGAGATTAAAAATTATTCATATGGATGTAGACCCAGCAGAAATTGGAAAGAATCAAACTGCACAAATAGCTGTAGTTGGAGATGTTAGAGCATCACTTAGAATAATGGTCAAGTTGCTTTTACAACGTGCAATTAAAAAAACAGAAGAAACTCCTTGGATTAAACATGTTAAAGAAACCAAAGCATACTGGAAAGAAAACTTGAAGCTTCATCCAGGTGAATTAGGTGCAGCAAAAATATTGCGTAAACTTCGTGAATTATTGCCAAAAGAATCTATTGTAACTACGGAAGTTGGACAACACCAAATGTGGGCCTCCTTGTTCTATGATGTGATTCAACCTGGAACTTTCTTTAGTTCTACTGGTCTTGGTACTATGGGTTGGGGATTTCCTGCAGCAATTGGTGCTAAAGTTGCAAAACCTGATGTTCCAGTAGTTGACATTGCAGGGGATGGAAGTTTTAGTATGACTGAAAATTCTCTTGCAACTGCTGTGTTAGAAGATATTCCTGTAATCGTGTTTATTTTAAACAATTCCTCATTGGGAATGGTTGCGCAATGGCAAAGAACTTTCTATGACAGAAGAATGAACGGTGTTGACCAAGGTCATTGCCCTGATTATGTTAAATTAGCAGAATCTTATGGTGCACAAGGAATACGCGCACAATCGATGGATGAACTTGACAAGGCAATCAAAACTGCATTAAGCAGTGATATTGCAACTGTAATTGACATTCCAATTGATCCTGAAGAGGACGTATTGCCATTTGTAGCTCCCGGAACTTCACTTTCGGATATGATTTTACCTTCATAG
- the ilvN gene encoding acetolactate synthase small subunit codes for MWAILSILVENKPGILFKVTHLFRSRNFNIDSISVGVTENPEFSKMTITTYGDEKQVEQIVKQLDKMIDTVKVEHLDEHKTVYRELSLFKIKLSNANDSMEINKLANAYGGKVHDVKRDSIMVELTATPDQIQAFEELAKPFGIIDVARTGVAALQRSGA; via the coding sequence ATGTGGGCGATTCTTTCTATTTTAGTTGAAAACAAACCTGGGATCTTGTTTAAAGTGACACATCTTTTCAGGTCCAGAAATTTCAATATTGATAGCATTTCAGTAGGCGTTACTGAAAATCCTGAATTCTCAAAAATGACTATTACCACATATGGTGATGAAAAACAAGTAGAACAAATTGTAAAACAACTTGATAAAATGATCGATACTGTAAAAGTTGAACATTTGGATGAGCATAAAACAGTATATCGCGAACTGAGTCTTTTTAAGATAAAACTCAGTAATGCTAATGACAGTATGGAAATTAACAAATTGGCAAATGCATATGGGGGCAAAGTCCACGATGTAAAAAGAGATTCAATTATGGTTGAATTAACTGCAACTCCTGATCAAATTCAAGCATTTGAAGAATTAGCAAAACCGTTTGGAATTATAGATGTGGCCAGAACTGGTGTTGCTGCTTTGCAAAGGAGTGGAGCATGA
- a CDS encoding 2-isopropylmalate synthase produces MKVRIFDTTLRDGEQTIGVSLSPDQKLSIAKKLDELGVDAIEAGFPVISDGELKAVKMITSEGLSCEIAGLTRTIKNDIDAAVNAGLNYIHTFIATSDIHLEYKLKMTRDQALEKAIEAVEYGKSLGLQVEFSAEDATRTDREFLKKVFGEVAKAGADRVNIPDTVGYSTPEYIAEITRDTVEATHLPVSVHCHNDFGLAVANSLSGIHAGASCAHVTINGIGERAGNASLEEFSMALKCLPYKQKYETNIKSELIYDTSRFISKTVGIMVQPNKAIVGANAFGHESGIHTHGVLSNPLTYEPISPELVGRKRWLQVGKHAGVHGMNAMLAEYGVKPTGEQSKQILDKVKILGDAGKQITDVELLSIASDVLGEKELKRIVQLTGFSVSTGIGTMPYAFVKLNIDGHDHIGTDYGVGPVDAALNAIQKITGKISEIRIKDYGLASISGGSSALCEVTVKVEDALGNKVSAKSVGEDIVTTSVKAVIDAINRIMLKKMLQEKQVN; encoded by the coding sequence ATGAAAGTTAGAATATTTGATACCACATTAAGGGATGGTGAACAAACTATTGGCGTATCGTTATCTCCTGATCAAAAACTATCCATTGCCAAAAAACTTGATGAACTCGGTGTTGATGCAATCGAAGCTGGCTTTCCAGTAATTTCTGATGGTGAATTAAAAGCAGTCAAAATGATCACATCTGAAGGCTTGTCATGTGAAATAGCAGGTTTGACAAGAACCATCAAGAACGATATTGATGCTGCAGTTAATGCGGGTCTAAATTATATTCACACATTCATTGCAACGTCCGATATTCACTTAGAATACAAACTAAAGATGACCCGTGATCAAGCACTTGAAAAAGCTATTGAAGCAGTTGAATATGGAAAATCACTTGGACTTCAAGTTGAGTTTTCAGCTGAAGATGCAACAAGAACTGATAGAGAGTTTTTGAAAAAAGTATTTGGTGAAGTAGCAAAAGCAGGAGCAGACCGTGTTAATATTCCCGACACTGTGGGATATTCAACTCCTGAATATATTGCAGAGATAACTCGAGATACCGTTGAAGCTACACATCTTCCAGTAAGTGTTCACTGTCACAATGACTTTGGGTTGGCAGTAGCAAATTCTTTGTCGGGCATTCATGCGGGGGCATCTTGTGCACATGTGACAATTAACGGAATTGGGGAACGTGCTGGAAATGCATCCTTGGAAGAATTTTCCATGGCACTCAAATGTTTGCCCTATAAACAAAAATACGAAACCAATATCAAATCTGAATTAATTTATGACACATCACGATTTATTTCAAAAACCGTGGGTATTATGGTTCAGCCAAACAAGGCAATTGTTGGCGCAAATGCATTCGGTCATGAATCCGGCATTCACACACATGGTGTATTAAGTAATCCGCTTACTTATGAGCCAATTAGTCCTGAATTAGTTGGAAGAAAGAGATGGCTTCAAGTTGGAAAACATGCAGGAGTCCATGGAATGAATGCGATGCTTGCAGAATATGGAGTAAAACCTACAGGGGAACAATCAAAACAAATCTTAGATAAAGTAAAAATATTAGGTGACGCTGGAAAGCAGATCACTGATGTTGAATTATTGTCAATTGCAAGTGATGTCTTGGGAGAAAAAGAACTCAAAAGAATCGTTCAATTAACTGGGTTTTCCGTTTCAACAGGGATTGGAACAATGCCTTATGCATTTGTAAAATTAAACATTGATGGCCATGATCACATAGGTACTGATTATGGGGTTGGTCCAGTAGATGCAGCATTGAATGCAATCCAAAAAATTACTGGAAAAATTTCTGAAATTAGAATTAAAGACTATGGATTAGCATCCATTTCTGGCGGTTCTAGTGCATTATGTGAGGTTACTGTAAAAGTAGAGGATGCATTAGGAAACAAGGTTTCCGCAAAATCAGTAGGCGAAGACATTGTGACTACATCTGTTAAGGCAGTGATTGATGCGATTAATAGAATAATGCTCAAAAAGATGCTACAAGAGAAGCAGGTCAACTAA
- a CDS encoding isocitrate/isopropylmalate dehydrogenase family protein, with translation MYKISLITGDGIGPELSDSAISVFDTINDKLGLKFDVTELSAGDKTLKETGEALPDDTVKTIKQSDACMKAPVGESAADVIVVLRRILDLYANIRPAKSYPHMPALRDDIDMVIVRENTEDLYTGKEFSLGNAAVALRIISEDASKRIAKYAFETAVHRNSMKKVTCVHKSNVMRVTDGLFAKACAEISKNYPDVAFEEMYVDACAMNLIRQPEKFDVIVTTNLFGDILSDESSQVVGGLGMAPAANVGDNFALFEPVHGAAFDIAGKNIANPSSFLLSMKMMLDWLGNKHNDSKCIEVGTKLESTIFDLVKSGVKTKDIGGDMSTLDFTKHITDNMQK, from the coding sequence ATGTATAAAATCTCATTAATAACTGGCGACGGAATTGGTCCTGAATTATCTGATTCTGCAATTTCTGTATTTGATACCATAAACGACAAACTTGGATTAAAATTCGATGTTACAGAATTATCTGCTGGTGATAAAACCCTCAAAGAAACTGGTGAAGCACTACCTGATGATACAGTTAAGACAATAAAACAATCTGATGCTTGCATGAAGGCACCAGTTGGAGAATCAGCCGCTGATGTCATTGTAGTTTTGAGACGAATACTTGATCTTTATGCAAACATTAGGCCTGCAAAATCATATCCTCACATGCCTGCATTACGTGATGATATTGATATGGTAATTGTTCGAGAAAATACTGAGGATCTTTATACTGGAAAAGAATTCAGTTTAGGAAATGCAGCAGTTGCTCTGAGAATAATTTCTGAGGATGCATCAAAACGAATTGCAAAATATGCATTTGAAACAGCTGTACATAGAAATTCTATGAAAAAAGTAACATGTGTTCATAAATCAAATGTTATGAGGGTCACTGATGGATTATTTGCAAAGGCTTGTGCTGAAATTTCAAAAAATTACCCTGATGTTGCATTTGAGGAAATGTATGTTGATGCATGCGCCATGAATTTGATCCGCCAACCGGAAAAATTCGATGTAATAGTAACTACGAATTTGTTTGGTGATATTCTCTCTGATGAATCATCTCAAGTTGTTGGTGGATTGGGGATGGCACCAGCTGCAAACGTTGGAGATAATTTTGCATTGTTTGAACCTGTTCATGGGGCCGCATTTGATATTGCAGGGAAAAACATTGCAAACCCCTCATCATTTTTGTTATCTATGAAGATGATGTTGGATTGGTTAGGTAACAAACACAACGATTCAAAATGCATCGAAGTTGGAACAAAGTTGGAATCTACAATTTTTGATTTGGTTAAATCTGGCGTTAAAACTAAAGATATTGGAGGCGACATGTCCACTTTAGATTTTACTAAACACATTACAGATAATATGCAAAAATAG
- the aspS gene encoding aspartate--tRNA(Asn) ligase — translation MGFVKTHDIDELTSELIGNQVILGGWVEDFRKLGKMSFITLRDVTGISQIIVKGELNDNLGEINRQSVVSVKGIVQETKARDFAFEIKAEEIEVLGKAVHPLPVDPIGRVESNIDTRLNHRALDMRNQKTASIFKLRHYVLQSLRKTLSEKKFIEITTPKIIGSASEGGANLFSLDYFGKTAYLAQSPQLYKEQMTIGLERVFEISNFYRAENSHTGRHLSEFTSIDIEAAFMDYNDVMDVLESLVLEVYKFTSERCKKEQEVIGHTIEVPKSPFERITYSQCVEELQKDGEKIEFGDDLLDSHLRTIGNNHPGFFFLTDWPMKLKPFYIREKDEDPTLSRSFDLQFGYLELSSGGTRLHNPDMLKARLKEQGLDPAQFQDHLKTFDWGMPPHSGWGMGLDRLMTTLIGIDNVREVVLYPRDPDRLTP, via the coding sequence ATGGGTTTTGTAAAAACACACGATATTGACGAATTAACTTCTGAATTAATTGGAAATCAAGTAATCCTTGGTGGATGGGTAGAAGATTTTAGAAAATTAGGCAAAATGTCATTTATTACATTACGTGATGTTACAGGAATATCCCAGATAATTGTCAAAGGAGAATTAAATGACAATTTAGGAGAGATTAATCGTCAAAGCGTGGTTTCTGTAAAAGGAATTGTGCAAGAGACTAAAGCTCGAGACTTTGCATTTGAAATTAAAGCTGAAGAGATCGAAGTGCTAGGCAAAGCAGTTCATCCATTACCAGTTGATCCTATTGGCAGAGTAGAGAGCAATATCGATACAAGATTAAATCATCGAGCACTAGACATGAGAAATCAAAAAACAGCTTCGATTTTCAAGCTTCGACATTATGTTTTGCAATCATTACGAAAAACATTGTCTGAAAAAAAATTCATTGAAATCACAACTCCCAAAATAATTGGCAGTGCAAGCGAAGGAGGTGCAAACTTATTTTCTCTAGATTATTTTGGAAAGACCGCATATTTAGCTCAGAGTCCACAATTATACAAAGAACAGATGACTATTGGATTAGAGCGAGTGTTTGAGATTTCCAATTTTTATCGTGCAGAAAACTCCCATACAGGGAGGCATCTATCAGAATTTACAAGTATCGACATTGAAGCAGCATTTATGGATTACAATGACGTTATGGATGTACTAGAATCACTTGTATTGGAAGTTTATAAATTCACTTCAGAGAGGTGTAAAAAAGAACAAGAGGTTATTGGTCACACAATAGAAGTTCCAAAATCACCATTTGAGAGAATTACATATTCACAATGTGTTGAGGAATTACAAAAGGACGGAGAAAAAATAGAGTTCGGGGATGATTTGCTTGATTCACATCTTAGAACAATTGGAAACAATCATCCAGGATTTTTCTTCCTGACTGATTGGCCAATGAAGCTAAAACCATTTTACATTAGAGAAAAAGATGAAGATCCCACTTTATCGCGCTCATTTGATTTACAGTTTGGTTATCTAGAATTGTCTTCGGGTGGAACTAGATTACACAATCCAGACATGTTAAAGGCACGATTAAAAGAACAAGGTTTGGATCCAGCACAATTCCAAGACCATCTGAAAACATTTGATTGGGGAATGCCTCCGCATTCTGGTTGGGGAATGGGATTAGACAGACTGATGACTACCCTAATTGGAATAGATAATGTTCGAGAGGTTGTTTTGTATCCCAGGGATCCAGATAGGCTAACCCCATGA
- a CDS encoding transcription elongation factor NusA yields the protein MILPICGFDAKNSVLCPKCEGKVDAGELTQADIDASIILAKTAKLNKAIENFTLYSCKEFDGNFVLSLAKNDIMIIRQSRTLYRLLQDQFKGKIWLVEADENDKRFIEDLFFPTKILSINAVWAPGGVQKTKAVVSGKWTPKFPIDTEKVVQIVRNARNLDIEIEFEDKR from the coding sequence ATGATTCTTCCAATTTGTGGTTTTGATGCAAAAAATTCAGTTCTTTGTCCAAAGTGTGAAGGTAAAGTGGATGCAGGAGAACTTACACAAGCAGATATAGATGCATCAATTATTCTTGCAAAAACTGCAAAATTGAATAAAGCGATTGAAAATTTCACATTGTATTCATGTAAGGAGTTTGATGGAAATTTTGTTTTATCGTTAGCTAAAAATGACATTATGATCATCAGGCAAAGCCGTACACTGTACAGACTTCTTCAAGACCAATTCAAGGGAAAAATTTGGTTGGTTGAGGCAGACGAAAACGATAAAAGATTCATCGAAGACCTATTCTTTCCTACTAAAATATTATCAATCAATGCAGTATGGGCACCAGGAGGAGTACAAAAAACTAAAGCAGTAGTGTCAGGGAAATGGACACCAAAGTTTCCCATAGACACCGAAAAAGTAGTACAAATTGTAAGAAATGCCCGAAACCTTGACATTGAGATAGAATTTGAGGATAAAAGATAG
- a CDS encoding ABC transporter ATP-binding protein — protein sequence MVFLDIRGLSVKYPSSSGPVYAVDDVDIQLEDGQSIGIAGESACGKSTLGLSIIRMLSSRNIQGKIFFENNSILDMSESDFNENYRWKKISMIFQGAMNALDPVFTINEQFHEILKQHHFEGNSKQLILDAINSVSLDENVLKKYPHELSGGMKQRVVIAMALLLKPKFVIADEPTTALDMLIQAQIIALLKTLKKEGMSFLLITHDLAVLSEIADKIGIMYGGQIVEFGTAEEIYKNPQHPYTQGLLESIPTLKGGSPKYIKGNPPSLLDAPTACRFLERCPLAIEKCKKLPPKLKTKTGYVRCWLYEDK from the coding sequence ATGGTTTTCTTAGATATTCGTGGATTATCTGTAAAATATCCTTCATCATCTGGTCCAGTTTATGCCGTGGATGATGTGGATATTCAATTAGAAGATGGACAATCAATTGGAATTGCAGGTGAGAGTGCATGTGGAAAAAGTACACTGGGACTGTCAATAATTCGAATGCTTTCTAGTAGAAATATCCAAGGCAAAATTTTCTTTGAAAATAATTCTATTTTGGATATGAGCGAATCTGATTTTAATGAAAATTACAGATGGAAAAAAATATCCATGATTTTTCAAGGTGCAATGAATGCGCTAGATCCTGTTTTCACCATAAATGAACAATTCCATGAAATTCTCAAACAACACCACTTTGAGGGGAATTCCAAACAATTAATTTTGGATGCAATTAATTCTGTTAGTCTTGATGAAAATGTTTTGAAAAAATATCCTCATGAACTAAGTGGTGGTATGAAACAAAGAGTGGTCATTGCAATGGCATTGCTCTTAAAGCCAAAATTTGTTATTGCTGATGAGCCTACAACAGCACTTGACATGCTAATTCAAGCACAAATTATCGCATTGCTAAAAACCCTAAAAAAAGAAGGAATGTCATTTTTACTAATCACACATGATTTGGCAGTGTTATCTGAAATTGCAGATAAGATTGGAATAATGTATGGTGGACAGATTGTTGAATTTGGAACTGCTGAAGAAATTTACAAAAATCCTCAACATCCATACACACAAGGTCTACTAGAATCCATTCCAACATTAAAGGGTGGCTCGCCAAAATACATCAAGGGAAATCCTCCAAGTTTACTTGATGCTCCAACTGCATGTCGGTTTTTAGAAAGATGTCCTTTAGCAATTGAAAAATGCAAAAAACTTCCACCAAAACTTAAAACTAAAACAGGGTATGTAAGATGCTGGCTTTATGAAGATAAATGA
- a CDS encoding DUF6659 family protein: MSKKDFETICNTIATISPYIRFVGVIGESGELLAYKRRPDLIPLLDEKNTQYQFSHIAMKTDLEGFFDKNLGEIEFSWEERKKVQTISFAIKKIRVWISIDKKVIRSEVLRIIDSCLPIVKKYSNT, translated from the coding sequence TTGTCAAAAAAAGACTTTGAAACAATATGCAACACAATAGCCACAATAAGTCCATACATACGATTCGTAGGTGTGATTGGAGAGAGTGGAGAGTTATTGGCTTATAAAAGAAGGCCAGATTTAATTCCGCTTTTAGACGAAAAGAACACACAGTATCAATTTTCACATATTGCCATGAAAACTGACCTTGAAGGATTTTTTGATAAGAATTTGGGAGAAATTGAATTTTCGTGGGAAGAAAGAAAAAAAGTCCAGACAATTTCTTTTGCCATAAAAAAAATCAGAGTGTGGATATCAATTGATAAAAAAGTAATCAGATCAGAAGTATTACGAATTATAGATTCATGTCTACCAATTGTAAAAAAATATTCAAACACATGA
- a CDS encoding VTT domain-containing protein, with protein sequence MDFVDLFPFAPEVGYLSLSLVNFFGSLIPFVPLPGFLLLATMAVGDQFDLHILALLSAITATVAKQIIFYISYGGRKIINEKTRKRMRPFERLVKRYGAGAAFFAAATPIPDDLVYVPLGLAKYNPKRFFIATLTGKIVLSYSIVFISHYLGLSLVEPLIENIDDATPIYIGIIIFGIMMTSVVILLLRLDWERILGKFAPWTLDENNKE encoded by the coding sequence GTGGATTTTGTTGATCTATTTCCATTTGCACCGGAAGTAGGTTATCTGAGCTTATCTTTAGTTAACTTCTTTGGTTCGCTTATTCCGTTTGTTCCATTACCTGGATTCTTGCTTTTAGCTACTATGGCAGTAGGTGATCAATTTGATCTTCATATTCTGGCACTCTTATCTGCAATTACTGCAACAGTTGCAAAACAAATAATCTTCTACATCAGTTATGGTGGGCGAAAAATTATCAATGAAAAAACCAGAAAAAGAATGCGCCCCTTTGAAAGATTAGTTAAGAGATACGGTGCTGGTGCTGCCTTTTTTGCTGCAGCTACTCCGATTCCTGATGATTTGGTGTATGTACCTTTAGGATTGGCAAAATATAATCCAAAACGATTTTTCATAGCAACTCTTACTGGAAAAATAGTTCTTAGTTATTCCATTGTTTTCATTTCTCATTATCTGGGATTGTCTTTAGTGGAGCCTCTAATTGAAAACATTGATGATGCGACTCCTATCTACATCGGAATTATTATTTTTGGTATTATGATGACTTCTGTTGTAATCTTACTGTTAAGGTTGGATTGGGAAAGAATTCTTGGTAAATTTGCACCATGGACTTTGGATGAAAACAATAAAGAATAG
- a CDS encoding DNA-3-methyladenine glycosylase, translating to MIPREFYSKDTITVARNILGKRIIRKIGRMELSGIITETEAYRHTDDPASHAFGKKTDRNKVMFEDVGHAYVYFTYGMHYCFNVVARHPKTKAGAVLIRAIKPEKGIEKMQKNRKIVNLKNLTNGPAKLTQALEITKEHYGIDLTKDSRLYIAEGIQPKKITASPRIGIKNATDKLWNFKIDI from the coding sequence ATGATTCCTAGAGAATTCTATTCCAAAGACACTATTACAGTTGCAAGAAACATTCTGGGAAAAAGAATCATTAGGAAAATTGGAAGAATGGAGTTATCAGGAATCATTACTGAAACTGAAGCATACAGGCATACCGATGATCCTGCAAGTCATGCATTTGGCAAAAAGACAGATAGAAACAAAGTGATGTTTGAGGATGTGGGGCATGCTTATGTCTATTTTACCTATGGAATGCATTATTGCTTTAATGTAGTAGCAAGACATCCAAAAACCAAAGCAGGTGCAGTTCTCATTCGAGCAATTAAGCCTGAAAAGGGAATTGAGAAAATGCAGAAAAATAGAAAGATTGTAAATCTGAAAAATCTCACAAATGGACCAGCAAAACTAACTCAGGCCTTAGAAATTACAAAAGAGCATTATGGAATAGATTTAACCAAAGATTCAAGGCTATACATTGCAGAAGGAATTCAACCAAAAAAAATAACAGCATCGCCGAGAATAGGAATAAAAAATGCGACAGACAAATTATGGAATTTTAAAATAGATATTTAA